Proteins from a genomic interval of Nostoc sp. TCL240-02:
- a CDS encoding trehalase family glycosidase, translating into MIAPPALTTTQIDTVRAHIKKTWKILTRSHEHLLQSAKDTKLDHKTDTPWIVYISPLEDCPNIQNVLERSLSSKDMQGIEIRTLPSEVEAIKQHGLLYLPGPYVVPGGRFNEMYGWDSYFILLGLLHDQEWELAQNQVDQLLYQVKHYGTILNANRTYMLSRSQPPVLSMMVLALFQHTQDEEWLRTTVPLLEQFYYYWVVPPHLNPGTGLSRFYAFGEGPAPEVVFSERDEEGKSHYDRVKEYYQTFEVEDYDVDLYYDRENDKLTHLFYKGDRTMRESGFDITNRFGPFSADILHYAPVCLNSLLYQVEQDLAQINNILGNEQLEKQWRDRGEYRRDRIDQFLWNEERGLYCDYHFQSGKRRCYEFATTFYPLWLGISSQAQAQRVVENLSLFEAPGGILTSTRVTGNQWDAPFGWAPLTLIAVQGLHRYGFHTEGDRIANKFLAMVIKEFERHNTLVEKYDVERCSANVSDDISFGYSSNEVGFGWTNGVILELLAVGRKKV; encoded by the coding sequence ATGATCGCTCCCCCAGCACTTACCACCACACAGATTGACACCGTGCGGGCCCATATCAAAAAAACATGGAAAATCTTAACGCGATCGCACGAACACTTATTACAATCTGCCAAGGATACCAAACTAGACCACAAAACCGATACTCCCTGGATCGTCTACATTTCCCCCTTAGAAGATTGTCCTAACATTCAGAATGTGTTAGAGCGATCGCTATCTTCTAAAGATATGCAAGGAATTGAAATTCGCACTTTGCCCTCAGAAGTCGAAGCGATTAAACAGCATGGCTTACTATACCTACCAGGACCTTATGTCGTACCAGGTGGTCGATTTAACGAAATGTATGGCTGGGACAGCTACTTTATATTACTGGGACTTTTGCACGATCAAGAATGGGAACTAGCACAAAACCAGGTAGATCAATTATTGTACCAGGTGAAGCATTACGGCACTATCCTCAATGCCAACCGGACTTATATGCTGTCGCGATCGCAACCCCCCGTCCTCAGCATGATGGTTTTGGCATTATTCCAGCACACCCAGGATGAAGAGTGGTTGAGGACAACCGTACCCCTTTTAGAACAATTTTACTATTACTGGGTAGTACCGCCCCATTTGAATCCCGGAACCGGCTTATCTAGATTTTATGCTTTTGGGGAAGGCCCCGCGCCAGAAGTTGTGTTTTCCGAGCGCGATGAGGAGGGAAAAAGCCACTATGATCGCGTCAAGGAATATTACCAAACCTTTGAGGTTGAAGATTACGATGTTGATCTTTACTACGATCGGGAAAATGACAAACTGACCCACCTATTTTACAAGGGCGATCGCACCATGCGCGAGTCCGGTTTTGATATCACCAACCGATTTGGCCCCTTCAGTGCTGATATCCTCCACTACGCTCCTGTGTGCCTCAACAGTTTGCTATATCAGGTAGAACAAGACTTGGCGCAAATTAACAATATTTTGGGCAACGAACAACTAGAAAAACAATGGCGCGATCGCGGCGAATATCGGCGCGATCGGATCGATCAATTTCTCTGGAATGAAGAACGAGGACTCTATTGCGACTATCACTTCCAGAGTGGAAAACGCCGTTGCTACGAATTTGCTACCACATTCTATCCCCTGTGGCTAGGAATTTCTTCTCAAGCCCAAGCCCAGCGCGTCGTGGAAAATCTCTCTTTGTTTGAAGCCCCAGGCGGAATTCTTACCAGTACTCGTGTCACCGGCAACCAGTGGGATGCTCCCTTCGGTTGGGCACCACTGACATTAATTGCTGTGCAAGGACTTCACCGTTACGGGTTTCATACAGAAGGCGATCGTATTGCCAACAAATTTTTAGCGATGGTAATTAAAGAATTCGAGCGTCACAACACCCTCGTTGAGAAATATGATGTTGAACGCTGTTCTGCCAACGTTTCTGATGATATTTCCTTTGGATATAGTTCTAACGAAGTTGGTTTCGGCTGGACAAATGGAGTCATTCTGGAACTTTTAGCAGTCGGTAGGAAAAAAGTTTAA
- a CDS encoding RNA-binding protein — MSIYVGNLSYEVTQDALSTVFAEYGSVKRVQLPTDRETGRLRGFAFVEMSSEDEETKAIESLDGAEWMGRDLKVNKAKPREDRGGGGSFGGNRGGGGGGYNRGGGGGRY; from the coding sequence ATGTCAATTTACGTTGGTAACCTCTCCTATGAAGTTACACAAGATGCGCTGAGTACTGTTTTTGCAGAATATGGTTCTGTAAAGCGCGTTCAGCTACCTACTGACCGTGAAACAGGCCGTTTACGCGGTTTTGCTTTCGTGGAAATGAGTTCAGAAGACGAAGAAACCAAAGCCATTGAATCCCTTGATGGTGCTGAATGGATGGGTCGTGACCTTAAAGTGAATAAGGCCAAGCCCAGAGAAGACAGAGGTGGAGGTGGTTCTTTCGGTGGCAATCGTGGCGGTGGTGGCGGTGGCTACAACCGTGGTGGTGGCGGTGGTCGCTACTAA
- a CDS encoding phycobiliprotein lyase, translated as MTSLFKTAQTTDESQISEFFQESAGKWRSQRRYYTLPKGETKEIESIVTIDFLEQGCDELQKLAQMHDLLDAGSLICGAAIVWESTDVSKTKKESQGSTIFGVKGNTLYRDRGFAISKPVTAQYYFSSPKTLCLRTKYNGSVFEEELKLIGSKYRTRQTIISRAGEQLMIGQYLENRIES; from the coding sequence GTGACATCTCTGTTTAAAACTGCACAAACCACTGATGAATCCCAGATTTCCGAATTTTTCCAGGAATCAGCAGGTAAATGGCGATCGCAACGACGCTACTACACCTTACCGAAGGGAGAAACTAAGGAGATAGAGAGTATAGTTACGATCGATTTTTTAGAGCAGGGCTGTGATGAATTGCAAAAGCTAGCTCAGATGCACGATTTATTAGATGCAGGTAGTTTAATTTGTGGTGCAGCAATTGTCTGGGAAAGTACAGATGTGTCTAAAACAAAGAAAGAATCGCAAGGTTCAACAATATTTGGGGTGAAGGGAAATACCTTATACCGCGATCGCGGTTTTGCCATATCTAAACCAGTCACCGCCCAGTATTATTTCTCCAGCCCGAAAACACTGTGTTTGCGAACTAAATACAACGGTTCAGTGTTTGAAGAAGAGTTAAAGCTAATTGGCAGTAAATACCGCACCAGACAGACTATTATCTCTCGTGCTGGTGAACAGTTGATGATTGGTCAATATTTAGAAAATAGAATAGAGAGTTAG
- a CDS encoding efflux RND transporter periplasmic adaptor subunit, whose product MILEKNKPHKQVKMKDPVVANQLIIIQLDSVVKTEVATADFKSRLLANSICATGGKAKGKNSFFSSTSVRSLLISCLVAIGLLTASCGSSPKESADAQSQSPGNRERSRVTPVDVAIARTDLLQKQLEYTGNTTPFRIVSLRSQVEGRLLALNLDVGDRVKLGQNVGQLNDAILSTELKQAEAELAALKSEVARTNNQVSNARADVERARLEVVQAQADSERQQRLFKAGAIAEQTAQQSRTQAKTAAQALRAAQEQVRTEQQAVAAAQGRVLAQQALVAQTKERRSYARLTSPIAGIVTEKVTEPGNLLQAGNEVVKIGDFNRVKVVVLVSELELAQIQVGQSVQVRLDAFPKEILIGRVTRISPAADATARLIPVEVVIPNAQGKIGSGLLARVNFENQTQQRVVVPQTAIQKQTGSNNSKGTGEMQTNVRQDSSPPNTSGIAEIKSQDRSGTIFVVKDTEGKTKVTTRAVMFGKKVDGRVEILSGLQAGERYVVRSGKPLKEGDTVSLSILSEKQ is encoded by the coding sequence ATGATTTTGGAAAAAAATAAGCCGCACAAACAGGTGAAAATGAAAGATCCCGTAGTCGCTAACCAACTAATAATTATCCAGTTAGATTCAGTTGTGAAAACTGAGGTGGCGACCGCAGATTTCAAAAGTAGACTTCTTGCAAACAGTATTTGTGCAACAGGTGGCAAAGCGAAAGGGAAAAATTCCTTTTTTTCCTCCACTTCTGTAAGAAGTTTATTAATTTCCTGTTTGGTAGCTATAGGATTGCTGACAGCGAGTTGCGGTTCGTCGCCCAAAGAATCAGCAGATGCACAATCTCAGAGTCCTGGTAATAGGGAACGTAGTCGGGTAACACCTGTAGACGTGGCGATCGCTCGAACTGACTTGCTGCAAAAACAACTAGAATACACAGGTAATACAACACCGTTTCGCATCGTATCACTGCGATCGCAGGTAGAAGGTCGCTTGTTAGCCTTGAACCTTGATGTGGGCGATAGAGTAAAGCTTGGGCAAAACGTCGGGCAGTTAAATGATGCCATACTTTCGACTGAATTAAAGCAAGCAGAAGCAGAACTAGCAGCCCTGAAATCAGAAGTAGCTAGAACAAACAATCAGGTAAGCAATGCCCGTGCTGATGTTGAACGGGCGCGGCTAGAAGTGGTACAAGCTCAGGCAGATTCCGAACGGCAACAGAGGTTATTTAAAGCCGGAGCGATCGCAGAACAAACTGCCCAGCAATCACGTACCCAGGCCAAAACAGCAGCCCAGGCACTGCGGGCAGCCCAAGAGCAAGTCCGTACAGAACAGCAAGCTGTCGCCGCCGCCCAAGGTAGAGTTTTGGCCCAGCAGGCATTGGTTGCCCAAACTAAAGAACGCAGGTCTTACGCTCGCCTGACATCACCCATCGCTGGCATAGTTACAGAAAAGGTGACAGAACCGGGTAATCTTCTACAAGCAGGTAATGAAGTTGTCAAAATTGGCGATTTTAACCGTGTCAAAGTCGTTGTGCTAGTTTCCGAATTAGAACTAGCACAAATTCAGGTTGGACAGTCTGTACAAGTGCGCTTAGATGCCTTCCCCAAGGAAATATTAATTGGGAGAGTTACGCGCATTTCTCCGGCTGCCGATGCTACTGCTCGTTTGATACCTGTAGAAGTAGTGATTCCCAACGCTCAAGGCAAAATTGGCAGTGGACTGCTGGCGCGAGTCAACTTTGAAAACCAGACTCAACAGCGTGTAGTCGTACCGCAAACAGCTATTCAGAAACAAACAGGGAGCAACAACTCCAAGGGTACAGGGGAGATGCAAACAAATGTACGGCAGGACTCTTCCCCACCTAACACATCTGGTATAGCAGAGATAAAATCACAAGATCGAAGTGGGACAATATTTGTCGTCAAAGACACAGAAGGCAAAACGAAGGTAACAACACGAGCCGTAATGTTTGGAAAAAAGGTTGATGGGAGAGTGGAAATTTTATCCGGTTTGCAAGCTGGAGAGCGCTATGTTGTTCGTAGTGGTAAGCCGTTAAAAGAAGGTGACACTGTAAGTCTTTCAATTCTTTCAGAAAAGCAATAG
- a CDS encoding efflux RND transporter permease subunit, giving the protein MQQANNNGNGGFSLSAIAIRQHIGTLMLTVAVIVIGVFFLTTIQVDLLPAITYPRIGVRLEAPGISPEVAVDEITRPLEEALRATENVVQVFSRTREGQVSLDLYFQPGGDIDQALNDATAAFNRGRGQLPDTIEEPRLFKVDPSQLPVYELALTSASLQGKDLRVFADEELTRELSVVPGVASVDVSGGAEEEVRVLVDLNRLQALGVGLNDVLDELTARNQDTSGGRIFGQNSEPLTRTVGRFQNAKEIENLSLEVSSPASPASSASPAPRRRVYLRDFAEVIDDTEEQRVFVYLNRQPAVKFSIQKQPEANTITVVDAVKRRIEQLRQSGLIPADMTLSPTTDESVFIRNSLNDVIFSGISGALLAAAAVLLFLGSFRQTLIISLTIPLCTLAAIALMKIFGLTLNVFSLAGLTLGVGQAIDTSVVILENISEKTGMTPNQKEMESEGQRRNSRFFIDSAIAASQEVESALVAATGANLVSVVPFLLIGGFIALLFNELILTISFAVAASLVVAITVVPMLSSRLLGIRWSSRISEFWLLRQFNNRFEDATRGYGNFLTKVLRYRLFVVTAALVILGGSSFFMFGKIPQEILPRISTGQANLRAQFPPGTPLATSEKVMQIVDDILLKQPETESAFTTVGGSLFGSNTTENPLRASSTINLKPGTDVEAFVKKVTQEFNKLNLAGILLRLNPGQVRGLILSNSPVQGSEVDVILQGENEENLTQAGAQVLQALQERAKLATFRPDADPRQPEIQIRPDWERVSALGLSAGQIGATVQTAIEGSVPTQIQRGNRLVDVRVQLNKEAIQRPSQLEQLPLFTENNQLIRLSDVANIQEGQAPGEVQRINQRQAFIVAGNLTEGASLGEAIAEVNEVLQDVDLPDGVSIVPSSAQETNQQLQDALKTLGALATFLIFVVMAVQYNSLIDPLVIMFTVPLALAGGIFGLYITQTAIGATVIVGVVLLVGIVVNAGILMVELANQIREEVGCTRQIAIVKAAPQRLRPIIMTTVTTILGLFPLALGIGEGSEFLQPLGIVVFFGMAIATMLTLFIIPCFYILLHDLLGENWAKPVLIRLRGFTKKLISIMDRD; this is encoded by the coding sequence ATGCAACAGGCAAATAATAATGGCAATGGCGGATTTAGCCTTAGTGCGATCGCTATCCGCCAACACATTGGCACACTCATGCTCACTGTGGCAGTAATTGTCATTGGGGTATTTTTTCTCACAACGATCCAAGTCGATCTGCTACCGGCTATTACCTATCCGCGAATAGGGGTTCGGCTAGAAGCCCCTGGTATTTCACCAGAAGTAGCAGTAGATGAAATTACCAGACCTTTAGAAGAAGCTTTACGGGCAACCGAGAATGTAGTGCAAGTTTTTTCCCGCACCCGTGAAGGACAAGTGAGCCTCGATTTATACTTCCAACCAGGGGGCGATATTGACCAAGCCCTAAATGATGCTACTGCTGCTTTTAACCGAGGTCGGGGGCAACTGCCAGATACGATAGAGGAGCCGCGCTTATTTAAAGTCGATCCTTCTCAATTGCCGGTTTATGAATTGGCACTGACATCTGCATCTTTACAAGGTAAAGATTTACGCGTATTTGCTGATGAAGAGTTAACGCGTGAACTCAGTGTCGTACCAGGAGTCGCCTCAGTTGATGTATCTGGCGGTGCAGAAGAAGAAGTACGGGTGCTTGTTGACTTAAACCGATTGCAAGCCTTGGGTGTGGGATTAAATGATGTCTTAGATGAATTAACAGCCCGTAACCAAGATACTTCTGGTGGTCGGATTTTTGGGCAAAATTCCGAGCCATTGACTCGGACTGTCGGACGCTTCCAAAATGCCAAAGAAATTGAAAATCTCTCTCTAGAAGTTTCCTCCCCTGCTTCCCCTGCTTCCTCTGCCTCCCCTGCACCTCGCCGCCGCGTCTACTTGCGAGACTTTGCAGAGGTAATTGACGATACAGAAGAACAGCGAGTATTTGTTTACCTAAATCGTCAGCCTGCGGTGAAATTTTCAATTCAAAAGCAACCTGAAGCCAACACAATCACAGTTGTAGATGCTGTTAAGCGGCGAATTGAACAATTACGACAATCGGGTTTAATTCCAGCAGACATGACTTTGAGTCCCACCACAGATGAATCTGTCTTCATCCGTAATTCTTTAAATGATGTCATCTTTTCGGGGATTTCTGGGGCATTGTTAGCAGCAGCAGCAGTGTTGTTATTTTTAGGATCATTCAGGCAAACATTGATTATCAGTTTGACGATTCCGTTGTGTACTCTAGCAGCGATCGCTTTAATGAAAATCTTTGGCTTGACTTTGAATGTGTTTAGTTTAGCAGGTCTGACATTAGGAGTCGGTCAAGCAATAGACACATCGGTTGTGATCTTAGAGAACATTTCCGAAAAAACAGGCATGACTCCCAATCAAAAAGAGATGGAGTCAGAGGGCCAGAGGAGAAATTCAAGATTTTTTATTGACAGTGCGATCGCAGCTTCCCAAGAAGTAGAATCTGCTTTAGTTGCTGCTACAGGTGCCAACTTAGTTTCTGTAGTGCCATTCCTCTTAATTGGCGGCTTTATTGCATTGCTATTTAATGAACTAATTCTGACAATTAGCTTCGCAGTCGCAGCATCCCTTGTTGTCGCCATCACAGTAGTACCGATGCTGTCTTCTCGACTTTTGGGAATTCGCTGGTCTAGTCGGATCAGTGAGTTTTGGCTGCTTAGACAATTTAATAACCGATTTGAAGATGCGACGCGGGGATACGGTAACTTCTTAACCAAGGTTTTACGGTATCGATTGTTTGTAGTAACTGCTGCTTTGGTAATTTTAGGCGGTAGTAGCTTCTTTATGTTTGGTAAAATTCCCCAAGAAATTTTACCCCGCATCAGTACTGGTCAAGCTAACTTGAGAGCGCAGTTTCCACCCGGTACACCTTTAGCAACTTCTGAAAAAGTTATGCAAATTGTCGATGACATTTTGCTAAAACAACCAGAAACCGAGTCTGCTTTCACAACTGTGGGTGGTTCTTTGTTTGGTAGCAATACTACAGAAAATCCTTTACGTGCTAGTAGCACTATCAATCTAAAACCAGGCACAGATGTCGAAGCCTTCGTCAAAAAAGTAACTCAGGAATTTAACAAACTCAACTTAGCAGGAATTCTGTTGCGCCTCAATCCTGGTCAGGTGCGGGGTTTAATCTTGAGTAATTCTCCAGTGCAAGGGTCAGAAGTTGATGTGATTTTGCAAGGTGAGAATGAAGAAAACTTAACGCAAGCAGGGGCCCAAGTGCTGCAAGCGTTGCAGGAAAGGGCAAAATTAGCGACATTCCGACCAGATGCCGACCCGCGACAACCGGAAATCCAAATTCGCCCAGACTGGGAAAGGGTTTCAGCTTTAGGGTTGAGCGCCGGGCAAATTGGTGCAACAGTTCAAACAGCAATTGAAGGTTCAGTTCCCACGCAAATTCAACGTGGTAATCGTTTAGTTGATGTGCGGGTGCAGCTAAATAAAGAAGCGATTCAGCGTCCTTCCCAGCTAGAACAATTACCACTATTTACAGAAAACAATCAACTAATCCGCCTTTCAGATGTTGCGAACATTCAAGAAGGTCAAGCGCCTGGTGAGGTGCAACGGATTAATCAGCGTCAAGCTTTTATTGTGGCAGGTAATCTCACCGAGGGAGCTAGTCTTGGTGAAGCGATCGCAGAAGTCAACGAGGTACTTCAAGATGTAGACTTACCTGATGGCGTTTCAATTGTGCCTAGTTCTGCCCAAGAAACTAATCAGCAACTTCAGGATGCTTTAAAAACTTTGGGGGCATTGGCAACGTTCTTAATCTTTGTAGTCATGGCGGTACAATACAATTCGCTGATTGACCCATTGGTAATTATGTTCACTGTACCACTAGCGTTAGCTGGGGGAATTTTTGGACTTTATATTACCCAAACTGCAATTGGCGCAACTGTAATTGTTGGTGTCGTTCTGCTGGTGGGAATTGTAGTGAACGCAGGGATTCTGATGGTGGAACTAGCGAACCAAATTCGGGAAGAAGTTGGTTGTACTCGCCAAATTGCGATCGTCAAAGCTGCTCCTCAACGTTTGCGCCCAATTATCATGACTACAGTCACTACTATCTTGGGACTGTTTCCTTTGGCATTGGGCATTGGTGAAGGTTCTGAATTTTTGCAGCCTTTAGGGATTGTAGTTTTCTTTGGGATGGCGATCGCAACAATGCTGACATTATTTATCATCCCCTGTTTTTATATCCTGCTGCACGATTTGCTAGGTGAAAATTGGGCAAAGCCAGTGTTAATCCGGTTACGTGGATTTACGAAAAAACTCATTTCCATCATGGATAGGGATTAA
- a CDS encoding glycosyltransferase family 4 protein: MRIIHILNHVQEIGNGIVNVAVDLACLQAKSGYEVAVISAGGEYEKLLNICGVKHYQLDQTRKPISIIKAAVRYRAIAAEFQPDIVHAHMMTGVILARIFQGNKYTLVSTVHNEFQRSSLLMGLADRVIAVSKAVRDSMAKRGIPENKLRVVCNGTLGSPRTRQIQDYQPLGLQRPAIATVAGMYQRKGIAELIAAFEQIAPDFPQAHLYLVGNGPDKQLFEAQAQATSVKERIHFEGFQPEPQRYLISCDIFVLASHRDPCPLVLSEAREAGTAIVGTQVDGIPEALDNGQAGLLVPAKDSKALAGVLVQLLSNADMLHEWKNRANQNLQWLSVARVHQETLAVYRD; encoded by the coding sequence ATGCGAATTATACATATTTTGAACCACGTTCAAGAAATAGGTAACGGTATTGTGAATGTGGCAGTGGATCTGGCTTGTTTACAGGCAAAATCTGGTTATGAGGTAGCGGTTATTTCTGCTGGTGGTGAATACGAGAAATTACTAAATATATGTGGTGTCAAACACTACCAACTAGACCAAACTAGAAAACCGATCAGTATTATCAAAGCGGCTGTGCGTTACCGGGCGATCGCAGCAGAATTTCAGCCGGATATCGTTCATGCTCACATGATGACGGGGGTGATCCTAGCACGTATTTTTCAAGGAAATAAATATACTTTAGTTTCCACAGTCCACAACGAATTTCAGCGTTCCAGTCTGCTGATGGGTTTAGCTGATAGAGTAATTGCTGTCAGCAAGGCAGTGCGAGATTCTATGGCAAAACGCGGTATCCCAGAAAACAAGTTGCGGGTAGTATGCAATGGAACTTTGGGCAGCCCCCGCACCCGACAAATACAAGATTATCAACCTTTGGGGTTACAACGTCCAGCGATCGCTACTGTAGCCGGAATGTATCAACGCAAAGGTATCGCTGAGTTAATCGCTGCCTTTGAACAAATTGCCCCAGATTTTCCCCAAGCGCATCTTTATTTGGTAGGAAATGGCCCTGATAAACAGCTATTTGAGGCACAGGCACAAGCAACTTCCGTAAAAGAACGGATTCATTTTGAAGGCTTCCAGCCGGAACCTCAACGCTACCTGATATCTTGTGACATATTTGTGTTGGCTTCTCATCGCGATCCTTGCCCTTTGGTACTTTCGGAAGCTAGGGAAGCTGGAACTGCGATCGTTGGCACTCAAGTAGATGGGATTCCTGAAGCTTTGGACAATGGGCAAGCAGGTCTTTTAGTGCCAGCAAAAGATAGTAAGGCTTTGGCTGGGGTTTTAGTGCAATTACTGAGTAATGCCGATATGCTGCATGAGTGGAAGAATCGGGCAAATCAAAACCTACAGTGGTTAAGTGTTGCCCGCGTTCATCAGGAAACACTGGCAGTGTATCGTGATTAA